The DNA region CAGGATAACGGAACTGGCGGATGAGCAGGACCGTGTTGCGGTCCGGATCATAGGCCAGCACCGCCGCGCCATCGCCGCGATCATAGGTCTCGCGGATCTGTCGCTGCCAGGTGCCATCGGAGCGGCGATAGTCGAAGACGTTCCGATGCAGCTTGCCCCAGTTTTCGGAAAGCAGGACCGATTCAATCGGTCGAATTCGGTCGTTCCAGTCGTCCATTCCCGGCTCCTCGGCGCTCGTCGCCCTCGGTTCTAGCCGATCACCGATCCGGATGGCAGCGGCTTGACAGCGCATGCGATCAAGCGTTTGACCGTTGGGCCGAACGAGGATCGGCCGAGGCAATTCGAACGGGAGAGAGCGGATGCGCGAGGCGCTGATCGTCTGGGGCGGTTGGGAGGGACACGAGCCGCGCCAGGGCGCGGAAGTGGTTGGGGCCATGCTGGAAGCCTCCGGCTTTCATGTCCGCACCGAAAATACGACAGCGGCCTTCGCCGATCCGGCCATCCATGATCTGAGCCTGATCGTACCGATCGTGACCATGTCGACCATCGCCAAGGAAGAACTCGCCAACCTCTCCGAGGCGGTGAAGGGCGGCGTCGGGCTCGGCGGCTATCATGGCGGCATGGGCGATTCGTTCCGGAACGAGCCGCTCTATCAGTTCATGGTCGGCGGCCAGTGGGTCGCTCATCCCGGCGATATCATCGACTACCGCGTCGACGTCACACGGCCGGACGATCCGGTGATGGCCGGCATCGCCAGCTTCGCCTATCGCTCCGAGCAATATTACATGCATGTCGACCCGGCCAACGAGGTGCTGGCGACGACGACGTTCTCGGGCGATCACGCCGCGTGGATCGACGGCGCCGTCATGCCGGTCGTCTGGAAGAAGCGCTATGGCAAGGGCCGCGTATTCTATTCCGCGCTCGGCCACGTCGCCTCGGAATTCGCCGTTCCCCAGATGCGCACGATCCTCGAACGCGGGCTCAACTGGGCGGCGCGCTGAGTTTCGTTCACGTCTGAATGGCCAGTTCCCGCTTCAGCCAGTCGCGGAAGATCCGAACCGGACGTTTGCGGGTCGTGCGTTCGCTCGTGACGAACCAGTAGAAGAGATCGCTGCAGACCTTGCCCTCGAACGGGTGGACGAGGCGGCCGCTCGCCAGTGCGTCGGCGACCACCATGTCCCAGCCGAGCATGACGCCCTGGCCGGCCACCGCCGCCTCCAGCGCGAGGATCGGGTCGGAGAATCGTGGACCGGTGAGGTTCGGCATCGGCTCACCGACCACGGCGAACCAGTCGGCCCAGCCCACCATCGTGCCCTCGTCATGAAGGACCGGAACCTGGCCGAGATCGGCGGGGGTCTTGAGGCGATCCAGCCATTCCGGCGCCGCGACCGGGAAGAAGGGCTGCGGCAGCAGCCGCTCCAGCTCGACGCCCGGCCAGTCGCCGCGACCCAGGCGTATCGCGCAGTCGATGTCGCTGTGGTGGAGGTCGGCAAACTGGGCGCTGGCCGCGAAGCGAATCTCCATGGCCGGATTTTCGCGCGTGAAGCGGCCGAGGCGCGGCACCAGCCAGCGCGCCGCGAAGGCCGGCGCCACTGAGATCGTCAGCAGGCACCGCTGCGCCTGATCCAGCACGGCGACCGCGTCGATCAAGGCGTTAAAGCCCGTTGAGAGATGTGGCAGCGCCGCGGCGAGCGCCTCAGTTGGCCGCATTCCCTGCGCCGTTCTCTCAAAAAGGACAAACCCGAGCCGCTCTTCAGCCCGCTTCAGATGTTGACTTACAGCGCCTGGCGTTACGCCGAGCTCATCGGCCGCCGCGCCGAGATGGCCGCCTCTCGCGACAATTTCTATGGCCCGAAGGGCGTTCAACGGGACTTTGAATGGGTTCGCCATTCAGTTTTTCTAAAGTGTGACCGAGATCATGTCGATGGCTTCCGTTCTCCCCTATGCCCATCTTCGAAGGCGCAAGCCAAGGAGAAGCAACATGACCATCACCGGCCTCTATCGCGCCTTCATCGAATGGGCCTCACGTCCGATGCTCACGCATGACAATGAGAACGAGCTCTGGAGCCTGAGCGCCCGCGACCTCGCGGACCTGCCGATCGGACATGAACCGATCGACGAACCTTCCGCCTTCGAATCGGAACGACGAGACCGCTGCGCCTGAGCGCAGCGGCACAGCTTGAGAGGAGAAATTCCATGTCCATCGCCCAGAACGGCGTCCGAAGCGCCCAGACCTCCCGCGACGAGCGGCTGCAGGACCACTACAAGGTCCTGAACCGCCACCTTCAGGCAGCGCTGATGCATGCCCGCCCAGAAGGCCGCCGCGAGCGTCCCGAGCCCTGCGGCGGCGATTCGGCGATGGACTGAGGGCGCGCCCTCAGCCCCGGTCGAGCCAGGCCACCTGTTCCGGCGTGAGGCGGATGTCCAGGGCAGAGAGGCTGTCTTCCAGTTCGTCCAGCGTGCGCGGCCCGATCAGCGGCACCACCGGGAAGGGCTGGGCGAGGACGAAGGCCAGCGCGATGTGGATCGGGCTGCGGCCGAGCTGCTTCGCCAGTTCGATCGCGCGATCGCGCCGATCGAAATTCTTCTCATTGTACCAGACGCGAACCAACTCCTCATTGTCGCGCTTGTCGCGGCCGGCACGATCGGTGAAGAAGCCGCGGCCCTGGCTGGACCAGGCGAAGTTCGGCACCTGGCGATCACGGAACCAGGCCTTCCATTCATCGTCCGAGGACGAGACGCAGCCGGGCCAGATCACGTCCTGCATTTCGGCAAGCGCAAAATTGTTGGAAAGCGCCCCCGGCTTCTGCTTGCCGTTCTTCTCGGCATAGGCCACGGCCGCGTCGAACCGCTCGCGCGTCCAGTTGGAGCCGCCGAAAATGCCGCGAATGCGGCCGGCCTTGGCCTCGGCGTCCATGGCATCGACGAATTCGCCGACCGGAACGTCCGGGTTGTCGCGATGCATGAAATAGACGTCGAGATAATCGGTCTGCAGGCGGTCGAGGGTCTGGGTCAGCTGCTTGCCGATCACGTCGGGATAGCAGAGCGGGCTATGCGCGCCCTTGCCGATGACGACGGACTGCTCGCGCACCCCACGATTGGTGAGCCATTCGCCGAGCAGCCTTTCCGTATAGCCGCTGCCATAGACCCAGCCCGTATCGAAGAGATTGCCGCCCGCCTCGTAGAAGGCATCGAGCAGGATCGACCCCGACGCAAAAGTCCGGAAATCCTCGAAGCCGAGCGCGACGATTGAGATTTCCTTGCCAATGCCCGCCAGTTTGCGCCGCGGCACGGTGGTCCCGCCGGATTTCAGCGGCCGGCCCGAAAGCGTCTGCTTGCGATGGGCCGGCTTCTCGACGCTGTATTCAATGCCGGCATCGGCGCGCCATTTGTCGAGGACGCGCAGATTGCCGAGCGTATCGGCCCAGCTCATGCCGGGCGAATCGAGCTGCTGCTTGCCGGCGAAGATCGCTTCCGCGGCGGCATCGGCCTCGAAGGAATAGAGGTGGCGCTGCTTGCCGGTCCGGACGGTCTGCGTCTCGCCTTTCTTGATGATGTCGATGCGGCCGTCGCCGCCGCTGCGATCACCGTCGGCGAACCAGAAATCCGGAACCTCGATGCGGCCTTCGGTGCCGATGATGCGCAGGACATTGTCGAGATTGATCATAACCGCGCAGCTCACCTCAGCGATGATGCCGTTCTCGAACTGCAGCAGGGCCGAGGCCCAATCATCGGTGCCTTCGGCGTTGAGCTTGGCCATGCCCGAAACCTTTACGGGATCGAGGAACGGCTTGCCGGCCGTGGCGCCGGCGATGAAGCGGCTCATCGACACCGGATAGCCGCCGACATCGAGGATACCGCCGCCGGCCAGCGCGCTGGCGAAGAGGCGATGATCCGGCATGAAGCCCGGCATCTGGAAGCCGAAGCTCGATTTGATGGACCGCACTTCGCCTATGGTGCCGGAGGCGACGAGATCATAGATAGCCTTGGTCTGCGGATGCAGGCGATACATGAAGGCTTCGGCCGCGAAGGTGCCTGCCTTGCGATGGGCGTGGAAGACGGCATCGGCCTCGAAGGCGCTGAGCGCGAAGGGCTTCTCGACAAGAACATGCTTGCCGGCCTCGGCCGCCTTGATCGCCCATTCGGCATGGCCGACATGCGGCGTCGCGATATAAATCGCGTCGACATTCGGATCCCTCAGGATGGCGTCATAACCATCGAGGATGCGAGCTTCGGGGAAGTCCTCGGCAAGACCTGCCTTGCCCGGATTGCGGGTGGCGATCGCTTCGAGCTTACTGAGACGGGAATCGAGCACGCCGCGGCGGAAATCCTTGGCGATGGCGCCCGGTCCGACAATGCCCCAGCGAACGGGGTTCTGGCTTTCGGCCATAGGAAGTCCTCTTTTCTTGCAAAGTCAGGATGAAAGCGTAAGCGGCGCACCGCGGGAATGCGCGGAGCTTGGAGAAGGGCGGGCTGCGGGCCGTCTCATTTGACGGCGCCGGCGGTTATACCGGCAACGAAGTAGCGCTGCAGGAAAATGAACACGACAACCATCGGCAGCGTCATCAGCGTCGCGCCGGCCATCAGCGGGCCCCAGGGCACGACGTTGAGGCCGATCAGGCTGCCAAGCGCGACCGGCGCGGTGCGCGCGCCGGGTGACGTGCCGACGAGCAGCGGCCAGAGATAGGAGTTCCACGAGGCCAGGAAGAGGATGATCGACAGCGCCGCGATCGCCGGGCGGACCAGAGGCATCGCGATGGTGAAGAAGATACGCCATTCGCCCGCCCCGTCGACGCGCGCTGCATCCAGCAATTCTTGCGGCAGCGAGGAGAAGCTCTGGCGCATGAACAGGACACCGAGCGAATTGAACAGCGGCGGCACGATCAGCGCCACCCAGGTGTTGGAAAGGCCGAGTTCGCGGGCGATCAGGATATATTGGGGGATGACGACGACGGCATAAGGCACGGTTAACGTCGCGACCAGAAGGCCGAACAGAACGTTCTTGCCGACGAATTCGAACCTGGCGAAGGCGTAGCCGGCCATCGAAGTGAGCAGCACCGACAGCACGGCATAGATCAGGCCGATCATCACCGAATTGCCGAGCGCGCGCAGGAAATTCGCCGAGCCGGCCAGCGCGGCGACATTGTTGAAGAACTCGCTGCCGGGCGGCGGCAGGGTCGGCGAGAAAATCGAATTGTCGGGCAAGGTCGCGAACAGGACCATCAAAGCGAGCGGCGCCAGCCAGAGGAGCGCCAACGGCGTCATGATGGCAGTCAAGAGGATCGACGTTCGGCGCGGCGAACTCCCGGCCGGCCGCGACCAAGCCAAATGCGGAGGAGTTGGCGCCGTCATGACGAGGATCTCCGCGACAGCAGCAGGTTGAACGCCGCCATCGCCGCCGCCATCGCCGCGATCGTATAAGCGATCGCCGAGGCATAGCCGAAGTTCAGATTGCGGAAGCCCTGCTTGAAGAGATAGGTGCCGAGCATCTCGATCGAGACGCCGCTCGACTGCGCGTCGGTGATCAGCCACGGCTCGGTGAAGAGCTGCATCGTGCCGATGACAGAGAGAACGAGAGCGAAGACGATGACGGGCTTCAGCAGCGGCAGCGTGATGTGGCGGAAGCGCCGCCAGGCCCCTGCCCCATCGATCGCCGCGGCCTCGTAGAGGTCCTTCGGGATCGTCTGCAGGCCGGCGAGGATGATGATGGCGTTGTAGCCGGTCCAGCGCCAGGTCACCGCGATAATGATCGTCGCCATCATCCAGGTCGGGTCATGCAGCCAGTCGAGCGCCGGCAGTCCGATGGCCGTGAGCGCCTGGTTGACCGCGCCATACTGGCCGTTGAACAGCAGGCGGAAGATGACCGAATAGGCGACGTCCGAAACGACGATCGGCGCGAAGAAGGCGAAGCGGAACAGCGGCCGGGCGGCGAGCTTCGGCGAATCCAGCGCCAGCGCGATGGCGGTCGCCAGCGCCAGCATGATCGGCACCTGCAGCACCAGAACGATCAGCGTGTTGCGCAGCGCCGCATGGAAGGCCTGATCGACCCAGAGGCGACGCCAGTTTACCGCGACGTCGATCGTCCACGGATTGACGCGGGTATTCTGGAACGAAAGCAGGAAGGAATAGATCAGCGGCCAGAACCAGAAGATCGAAAAGACGATCAGATAAGGCAGCAGGAAGCGATACGGCACCGACCATTGCCGGTCGATCGGCTTGCCGCGCCGGGCCCGTGCCTGCCGGCTCGTCGTCGCGCTTGCGGAAATCGTCGCCACCATGGGGAAGCCTGCCAGGGGTTCGGAGACCAGCCCGAGGGAAAAGGCTGGTCTCCGGGACGCGAACGGCCGAAACGAGCGGCCGGTTTTCGCGCGTTACACTACTTGGCTGCGATCGGCAGGCCGGTGGCGCTGGCGATCTGATTGGCAGCTTCGTCCAGCACAGCCTGCGCCGAACCACCCTCGCCCTTCAGGAAGTTGACATAGGCGGCACTCACCAGGCTGTCGGCCTCGGCGAAATACTGCGTGCCGCGCGACGGCTTGATGTCGGGGAGCGTGCCGAGCACAACTTCCCAGACCTTCTGGCCGCCCCAATAGGGCTGCTCTTCCTTCACGAATGGGTCGTTCACCGCCTCGGGCAGGGTCGGCACAAGGCCGGAGGCCTTCAGCTGCGTGATCTGGCTGTCGGGACGGCCATTCGCGAAGTTGACGAAGGCGAGCGCGGCCTTCGGGTTCTTCGACGAAGCGGGGATGGCGAGCGCCGAACCGCCGATATTGGCCGTCTGGTTGCCGCCCTTCTCGAAGGCCGGGAGCTTGAAGACGCCCCATTTGCCGCTCTGGTCCGGGGCGTTGCCGCGGATCGAGCCTTCATACCAGCCGCCATAGACGGCGCTGGCGAGCGCATTGGCCTTGATCGCCGTCAGCGTCTCGTCCCAGTTGCCGCTCATGAACAGGCCGGCATCGTTGATCTTCTTGATCGTCTCCAGCGCCTGGACGCAGCCCGGCTGGCCGATCGTGATGCTCTCGCCCTTCTCGTCGAAATAGGCACAGCCGGCCTGGTTCGCGAGCATGCGGAACCAGCTCGTATCGCCATTGGTCGAGACAAACTTGGTGTTGCCGCCGGCCTTGGCGATCACCTTCTTGCCAGCCTCGATGAAATCGTCCCAGGTCGCGATCGTCG from Kaistia algarum includes:
- a CDS encoding carbohydrate ABC transporter permease; amino-acid sequence: MVATISASATTSRQARARRGKPIDRQWSVPYRFLLPYLIVFSIFWFWPLIYSFLLSFQNTRVNPWTIDVAVNWRRLWVDQAFHAALRNTLIVLVLQVPIMLALATAIALALDSPKLAARPLFRFAFFAPIVVSDVAYSVIFRLLFNGQYGAVNQALTAIGLPALDWLHDPTWMMATIIIAVTWRWTGYNAIIILAGLQTIPKDLYEAAAIDGAGAWRRFRHITLPLLKPVIVFALVLSVIGTMQLFTEPWLITDAQSSGVSIEMLGTYLFKQGFRNLNFGYASAIAYTIAAMAAAMAAFNLLLSRRSSS
- a CDS encoding ABC transporter substrate-binding protein, with amino-acid sequence MKTTIERRPRAGWSLAAALLAGSMLFSGAARAADDVSGDITVWSWNVAAAALQAVVPAFNKEYPNVKVTVQDLGNQPVYDRGLAGCAAGGTDMPDVYSVENGEAEVFWNRFPECFSDLKTMSPDEGALLAKFPAFKLTELTVGDKVYALPWDSGPAVVFYRRDLYEAAGVDPTTIATWDDFIEAGKKVIAKAGGNTKFVSTNGDTSWFRMLANQAGCAYFDEKGESITIGQPGCVQALETIKKINDAGLFMSGNWDETLTAIKANALASAVYGGWYEGSIRGNAPDQSGKWGVFKLPAFEKGGNQTANIGGSALAIPASSKNPKAALAFVNFANGRPDSQITQLKASGLVPTLPEAVNDPFVKEEQPYWGGQKVWEVVLGTLPDIKPSRGTQYFAEADSLVSAAYVNFLKGEGGSAQAVLDEAANQIASATGLPIAAK
- a CDS encoding ThuA domain-containing protein, which translates into the protein MREALIVWGGWEGHEPRQGAEVVGAMLEASGFHVRTENTTAAFADPAIHDLSLIVPIVTMSTIAKEELANLSEAVKGGVGLGGYHGGMGDSFRNEPLYQFMVGGQWVAHPGDIIDYRVDVTRPDDPVMAGIASFAYRSEQYYMHVDPANEVLATTTFSGDHAAWIDGAVMPVVWKKRYGKGRVFYSALGHVASEFAVPQMRTILERGLNWAAR
- a CDS encoding carbohydrate ABC transporter permease; the protein is MTPLALLWLAPLALMVLFATLPDNSIFSPTLPPPGSEFFNNVAALAGSANFLRALGNSVMIGLIYAVLSVLLTSMAGYAFARFEFVGKNVLFGLLVATLTVPYAVVVIPQYILIARELGLSNTWVALIVPPLFNSLGVLFMRQSFSSLPQELLDAARVDGAGEWRIFFTIAMPLVRPAIAALSIILFLASWNSYLWPLLVGTSPGARTAPVALGSLIGLNVVPWGPLMAGATLMTLPMVVVFIFLQRYFVAGITAGAVK
- a CDS encoding aldo/keto reductase; this encodes MAESQNPVRWGIVGPGAIAKDFRRGVLDSRLSKLEAIATRNPGKAGLAEDFPEARILDGYDAILRDPNVDAIYIATPHVGHAEWAIKAAEAGKHVLVEKPFALSAFEADAVFHAHRKAGTFAAEAFMYRLHPQTKAIYDLVASGTIGEVRSIKSSFGFQMPGFMPDHRLFASALAGGGILDVGGYPVSMSRFIAGATAGKPFLDPVKVSGMAKLNAEGTDDWASALLQFENGIIAEVSCAVMINLDNVLRIIGTEGRIEVPDFWFADGDRSGGDGRIDIIKKGETQTVRTGKQRHLYSFEADAAAEAIFAGKQQLDSPGMSWADTLGNLRVLDKWRADAGIEYSVEKPAHRKQTLSGRPLKSGGTTVPRRKLAGIGKEISIVALGFEDFRTFASGSILLDAFYEAGGNLFDTGWVYGSGYTERLLGEWLTNRGVREQSVVIGKGAHSPLCYPDVIGKQLTQTLDRLQTDYLDVYFMHRDNPDVPVGEFVDAMDAEAKAGRIRGIFGGSNWTRERFDAAVAYAEKNGKQKPGALSNNFALAEMQDVIWPGCVSSSDDEWKAWFRDRQVPNFAWSSQGRGFFTDRAGRDKRDNEELVRVWYNEKNFDRRDRAIELAKQLGRSPIHIALAFVLAQPFPVVPLIGPRTLDELEDSLSALDIRLTPEQVAWLDRG
- a CDS encoding LysR substrate-binding domain-containing protein, whose translation is MANPFKVPLNALRAIEIVARGGHLGAAADELGVTPGAVSQHLKRAEERLGFVLFERTAQGMRPTEALAAALPHLSTGFNALIDAVAVLDQAQRCLLTISVAPAFAARWLVPRLGRFTRENPAMEIRFAASAQFADLHHSDIDCAIRLGRGDWPGVELERLLPQPFFPVAAPEWLDRLKTPADLGQVPVLHDEGTMVGWADWFAVVGEPMPNLTGPRFSDPILALEAAVAGQGVMLGWDMVVADALASGRLVHPFEGKVCSDLFYWFVTSERTTRKRPVRIFRDWLKRELAIQT